One window of Prochlorococcus marinus XMU1405 genomic DNA carries:
- a CDS encoding LysM peptidoglycan-binding domain-containing protein, with the protein MKFAFLVIAIFINFLNQSLIKSEENIFSEKNKIENIARKESITEEKTEIKKIHIVKSGDTISSISKFYSINKDLIIKLNNLKDENYIFIGQNLIISKSTENLAKQSDLINNYHVVQTGENLTEISNKYNLKVIDLIEINKLNNPDSIKVGQKLIIRKKNIINSENYKATENKKNNELELLELDKKIYGPIVIESKSYIDIKGRKVLNVLNQENKKLILSINCDTNELDVRIPGRKWMGSKPAKEEFENNLINDFC; encoded by the coding sequence ATGAAATTTGCATTTTTAGTAATTGCCATATTTATTAATTTTTTAAATCAATCATTGATAAAATCAGAAGAAAATATTTTTTCAGAAAAAAATAAAATTGAAAATATTGCTAGAAAAGAATCAATTACTGAAGAAAAAACTGAAATAAAAAAAATTCACATTGTTAAAAGTGGAGATACAATATCAAGTATTTCAAAATTCTATTCGATAAATAAAGATTTAATCATCAAATTAAATAACTTAAAAGACGAAAATTATATCTTTATTGGCCAAAATCTTATTATCTCCAAATCTACTGAAAATCTTGCAAAACAATCAGATTTGATAAATAATTATCATGTTGTTCAAACTGGTGAAAATCTTACTGAGATATCAAACAAATATAATTTAAAAGTAATCGATCTGATAGAGATTAATAAACTCAATAATCCTGATTCAATAAAAGTTGGTCAAAAACTGATAATAAGAAAAAAGAACATAATTAATTCAGAAAATTATAAAGCAACTGAAAATAAAAAAAATAATGAATTAGAATTACTTGAATTAGATAAAAAAATTTATGGTCCTATAGTTATTGAAAGTAAATCATATATAGATATTAAAGGTAGAAAAGTTTTAAACGTACTAAATCAAGAAAATAAAAAACTGATTCTTTCAATCAATTGTGATACAAATGAGTTAGATGTAAGAATTCCTGGCAGGAAATGGATGGGAAGTAAGCCTGCTAAAGAAGAATTCGAAAATAATTTAATAAATGATTTTTGTTAA
- a CDS encoding aldehyde dehydrogenase family protein encodes MKISDKFHLEDIYKLKNTVLTGKTEDIKWRIHHINIVSKLLDENKKEIIKSLFVDLGKSEIEGLSEILLVKEEISLIKKKLNSWMRPKKIDTPFYLFPSSSKVIYEPLGCVLILGPYNYPLLYILKPLINIFSAGNTAVIKPSEKCPATSKLIKKLTSKYFRKDVLMTVEGDNKQSIKLIEQNFDHIFFTGSTETGKSIMKLASKNLTPLTLELSGTNPVIVFKNANLEVTAKRIVWGKFFNSGQSCMAPNHIFVDKEIENIFIEKLKKYIESFYGVNPIISENLSKLEKKQFSSTVEIIKQYEKEKRILFGGTFSKKKLKISPTILRTKLNETDILQKELFSSLLPVIGIDDKESALKQISQTSKPLAIYLFGGNKKIHNYISKVTSSGTICINDVMLPVLIPNLPFGGVGQSGIGKFHGEEGFRNFSNQKSITFKGFLFDSNLRYPPYERVKKFLKFIFQV; translated from the coding sequence ATGAAAATTTCTGACAAATTTCATTTAGAAGACATCTATAAATTAAAAAATACAGTTCTCACTGGTAAAACTGAAGATATAAAATGGCGGATCCATCATATCAACATAGTTTCTAAACTTTTGGATGAAAATAAAAAAGAGATAATTAAATCACTTTTTGTTGATCTCGGCAAATCTGAAATTGAAGGGCTTTCAGAAATCCTTTTAGTGAAAGAAGAAATTTCACTTATAAAAAAGAAACTCAATTCTTGGATGCGACCAAAAAAGATTGATACCCCTTTTTATCTATTTCCATCATCCTCCAAAGTTATTTATGAACCTCTTGGATGTGTCTTAATTCTTGGTCCTTATAATTATCCATTACTTTATATTTTAAAGCCATTGATAAATATTTTTTCAGCAGGTAATACTGCAGTTATAAAACCATCAGAGAAATGTCCTGCGACCTCAAAACTTATTAAAAAGCTTACTTCCAAATATTTCCGTAAAGATGTTCTAATGACAGTAGAGGGTGATAATAAACAATCCATAAAATTAATTGAACAAAATTTTGACCACATTTTTTTTACAGGAAGTACTGAAACTGGAAAATCTATAATGAAATTAGCTTCAAAAAACTTAACTCCATTAACTCTTGAGTTAAGCGGAACAAATCCTGTAATTGTTTTCAAGAATGCAAATTTAGAAGTGACTGCAAAAAGAATTGTTTGGGGTAAATTTTTTAATTCTGGTCAATCCTGCATGGCTCCGAATCATATCTTTGTAGATAAAGAAATTGAAAATATTTTTATAGAAAAATTAAAGAAATACATAGAAAGTTTTTACGGAGTTAATCCAATTATTTCCGAAAACCTATCAAAATTGGAGAAAAAACAATTTTCATCAACTGTAGAAATTATCAAACAATACGAAAAAGAAAAAAGAATTTTATTTGGGGGGACTTTTAGTAAAAAAAAGTTGAAAATATCTCCTACAATTTTGAGAACTAAATTAAATGAAACAGATATTTTGCAGAAAGAATTATTCAGTTCACTACTTCCAGTAATTGGAATTGATGATAAGGAATCAGCTTTAAAACAAATTAGTCAAACATCAAAGCCCTTAGCAATCTACTTATTTGGAGGCAATAAAAAAATCCATAATTACATTTCAAAAGTAACCAGCTCAGGAACAATTTGTATAAATGATGTGATGCTACCAGTCCTTATTCCAAATTTACCTTTTGGAGGCGTTGGGCAAAGTGGTATTGGTAAATTTCATGGAGAAGAAGGGTTTCGAAATTTTTCAAATCAAAAATCTATTACTTTCAAAGGTTTTTTATTTGATTCAAATCTGCGGTATCCTCCCTACGAAAGAGTAAAGAAATTTTTAAAGTTTATTTTTCAGGTTTAA
- a CDS encoding GNAT family N-acetyltransferase yields MRENFSIRLISINEIPEVTNWARLEGFSPGMDDLSIYRNTDKQGVWVACLDNNPIGSIACIKYNSSYGFIGLFIVKKEFRNNGYGVRLWKHALEYLKNVDCIGLEAAPDRLNDYAKWGFIKSSITNRWKLNSSQDLPLRNFYKDQFHSFKVVPGNKISSEAVLIYDDQREPSPRPHFLNDWLKNSHGNVSAIVDNNGMCHGFGRIRPCVLEDNEQGWRIGPLLADTPPLAELLIRELVGDLDAQILLDCSNLNPYANYLLSSLGFKEISKTYRMYKGIQLPCPMNQVYGLACLELG; encoded by the coding sequence ATGAGGGAAAATTTTTCAATTAGATTGATATCTATAAATGAAATACCAGAAGTCACAAACTGGGCAAGGTTAGAAGGATTTTCTCCTGGAATGGATGATTTATCAATTTATAGAAATACAGATAAACAAGGGGTATGGGTAGCTTGTCTAGACAATAATCCTATAGGCTCTATTGCGTGTATAAAATATAATTCATCGTATGGTTTTATAGGTTTATTTATCGTTAAAAAAGAATTCCGAAATAATGGATATGGAGTGAGATTATGGAAACATGCCCTCGAATATTTGAAAAATGTTGATTGTATTGGTCTTGAGGCTGCCCCAGATAGATTAAATGATTACGCAAAGTGGGGGTTTATAAAATCTTCCATTACAAATCGATGGAAATTAAATAGTTCTCAAGATTTGCCATTGAGAAATTTCTATAAAGATCAATTTCATTCTTTTAAAGTTGTCCCGGGTAATAAAATTTCTTCTGAAGCAGTCTTAATTTATGATGATCAAAGAGAACCTAGTCCCAGACCACATTTTCTAAATGACTGGTTGAAAAATTCTCATGGTAATGTCAGTGCAATTGTCGATAATAATGGGATGTGCCATGGATTTGGCAGGATAAGACCTTGTGTATTGGAGGATAATGAGCAAGGCTGGAGAATTGGCCCTCTTTTAGCTGATACTCCACCACTTGCTGAATTATTAATAAGGGAGTTAGTTGGTGATTTAGATGCTCAAATCTTATTGGATTGCTCTAATCTGAACCCTTATGCAAATTATCTTTTATCAAGTTTGGGATTTAAGGAAATATCAAAAACTTACAGAATGTATAAAGGCATTCAACTTCCCTGCCCTATGAATCAAGTATACGGACTTGCCTGCTTGGAACTGGGGTGA
- a CDS encoding DUF3104 domain-containing protein has protein sequence MSSVTPEFLFVRPGDYVAIKKENCEDTKEKDENYWVGQVIDCIGGARNPNSWTLFQVANIDNGEITIINADIVKKILKTSGS, from the coding sequence GTGAGCTCAGTAACTCCTGAGTTTCTTTTCGTTAGGCCTGGTGATTATGTCGCAATTAAAAAAGAAAATTGCGAAGATACTAAAGAAAAGGATGAAAATTATTGGGTCGGTCAAGTTATCGACTGTATTGGAGGAGCTAGAAATCCAAATTCATGGACCTTGTTTCAAGTTGCCAATATTGACAATGGAGAGATCACTATAATCAACGCCGATATTGTAAAAAAAATTTTGAAAACTTCTGGAAGTTAA
- a CDS encoding NADH-quinone oxidoreductase: MGNFINSTTLIPLIPLVTSLFILILLASFNRTLNRLTKPVTALVALSLLSSAFISSFDYFKKIEKELVLSEFLKFFEEKNLVIHLNLLNEKIIIFFSLIMILIIGTSFYKLPRKKGYISLMISLGLISSSVILSILLIDFSALI; encoded by the coding sequence GTGGGAAATTTCATAAATTCAACAACTCTTATACCTTTAATACCTTTAGTAACCTCTTTATTTATTCTTATTTTATTGGCAAGTTTTAACAGAACACTTAACAGGTTAACAAAACCAGTTACTGCACTGGTTGCATTATCTTTATTAAGTTCTGCTTTTATAAGCTCATTTGACTATTTTAAGAAAATAGAAAAAGAATTAGTTTTATCTGAATTTCTCAAATTTTTTGAAGAAAAAAATTTAGTTATTCATCTCAATTTATTAAATGAAAAAATTATAATTTTTTTCTCATTGATAATGATATTAATTATTGGAACATCTTTTTATAAATTGCCTAGAAAAAAAGGTTATATCTCATTAATGATTAGCCTAGGATTAATTTCTTCTTCGGTGATACTCTCAATATTGCTAATAGATTTCTCAGCACTAATCTAA
- a CDS encoding alternative oxidase encodes MKKLNSLILNSTVNFLDFIYSGRSLQRFWVLEVIARSPYFAFLSVLHFKESLGIKNEKTMILMKEHFYQAINETEHLQEMEKRGGDRFWIDRFFARHLVLVYYWIMVFYYFFSPSNAYDVNIKIEEHAFETYSKYLIDNPNDQKIREIAQDELNHVQELNQALSMLTTV; translated from the coding sequence ATGAAAAAATTAAATTCTTTGATTTTGAATAGTACTGTTAACTTCTTAGACTTCATATACTCTGGTAGATCTTTACAAAGATTTTGGGTTTTAGAAGTAATAGCTAGATCTCCTTATTTTGCATTTCTTTCGGTTCTTCATTTTAAAGAATCCTTAGGAATTAAAAATGAAAAAACAATGATTTTAATGAAAGAACATTTTTATCAAGCTATTAACGAAACTGAGCATCTACAAGAAATGGAAAAAAGAGGAGGAGATAGGTTCTGGATTGATAGATTTTTTGCAAGACACCTTGTGCTTGTCTATTACTGGATTATGGTTTTTTATTATTTTTTCTCTCCATCTAATGCTTATGACGTCAACATAAAAATCGAAGAACATGCATTTGAAACTTATTCCAAATATTTAATAGATAATCCAAATGATCAAAAAATAAGAGAAATTGCTCAAGATGAATTAAATCATGTCCAAGAACTTAACCAAGCTTTGTCAATGCTTACAACAGTTTAG
- a CDS encoding TIGR03894 family protein, with product MAVDRELLKEVTQELWNTVKKLRPEIDRQTRLQLVLKALLTIGDLPDQMQAAMVVGVCAEMDKSDVDNVGTNSQTQDSSGVDTSTGRKVVRRSSAK from the coding sequence TTGGCTGTAGATCGAGAACTTTTAAAAGAAGTTACCCAAGAACTTTGGAATACCGTAAAAAAACTAAGACCTGAAATTGATCGGCAAACTCGACTTCAATTAGTTTTAAAGGCCTTATTAACTATTGGTGATTTGCCAGATCAAATGCAAGCTGCCATGGTAGTAGGTGTTTGCGCAGAAATGGATAAGAGTGATGTTGATAATGTTGGAACTAATTCGCAAACTCAAGATTCAAGCGGAGTTGATACTTCTACTGGTAGAAAAGTAGTCAGAAGAAGTTCAGCCAAATAA
- a CDS encoding phytoene desaturase family protein, whose translation MKKYDVVIVGSGIGGLCCGSILALSGKKVLICEAHTQPGGVAHSFKRKGYTFESGPSLWSGIGKWPTTNPLGQILKLLDEEVELFQYKGWQVIVPEGNFNLDVGEEPFKQTIKTLRGEKSVKEWESFISGIKPLSQIINEIPLLSFSPESINFLDLINLISKFLPNINQIPKINKGFGNLVNNHLEDPFLRNWVDLLSFLISGMSMHDTNTAAMATLFNEWFEPNSYLEYPKGGSESIVKALINGFKKNGGELILSSRVKTINFNKNLATGITLNNGSSYSCESVVTNTDIWNLKKLIPNEISNKWNTKVLNPNKCDSFLHIHLGFDSDGLENLPIHAIHVDEWEKGITAERNIAVFSIPSVLDKNMAPEGKHVLHGYTPANEPWEIWENLNPKELEYRNLKEERCSIFLNAVRKFIPDIDERIDLKMLGTPITHKKFTNTYCGSYGPALSAAKGLFPGCKTPVKNLFTCGASTFPGIGIPAVSASGAYAAEKIIGKKEFKTILKKINL comes from the coding sequence ATGAAGAAGTACGATGTAGTAATAGTCGGTAGTGGAATAGGAGGATTATGCTGTGGATCGATTCTCGCTTTATCAGGTAAGAAAGTTCTCATATGTGAAGCACATACTCAGCCGGGAGGTGTTGCTCACAGTTTCAAAAGAAAAGGTTACACTTTCGAATCAGGCCCTTCATTATGGAGTGGAATAGGCAAATGGCCGACAACTAATCCCCTAGGGCAAATTCTTAAATTACTAGATGAAGAAGTTGAACTATTTCAATACAAAGGTTGGCAAGTAATCGTCCCAGAAGGCAATTTTAATCTTGATGTTGGGGAAGAACCTTTTAAACAAACAATTAAAACTTTAAGAGGTGAGAAATCTGTTAAAGAATGGGAATCATTTATTTCCGGTATAAAACCTCTTAGCCAAATAATAAATGAAATACCTTTACTCTCATTTTCTCCCGAATCAATAAATTTCTTAGATCTAATAAATTTAATCTCAAAATTTTTACCTAATATCAATCAAATACCAAAAATTAATAAAGGCTTTGGGAATTTAGTAAATAATCATCTAGAGGATCCTTTTCTCAGAAATTGGGTTGATTTATTGAGCTTTTTGATAAGTGGTATGTCAATGCATGATACAAATACAGCTGCGATGGCTACTTTATTCAACGAATGGTTTGAACCAAATTCATACCTTGAATACCCTAAAGGAGGTAGTGAATCTATAGTAAAAGCCTTAATTAATGGATTTAAAAAAAATGGAGGAGAATTAATTCTCTCTTCGAGAGTAAAGACAATTAACTTTAATAAAAATTTAGCAACAGGAATAACTCTAAATAATGGTTCTAGCTATAGTTGTGAATCTGTTGTCACGAATACTGATATTTGGAATTTAAAAAAGTTAATTCCAAATGAAATTTCAAATAAATGGAATACAAAAGTTTTGAACCCTAATAAATGTGATTCTTTCCTTCATATACATCTAGGTTTTGATTCTGATGGTCTTGAAAATTTGCCAATACATGCGATACATGTTGATGAGTGGGAAAAAGGTATAACCGCAGAAAGAAATATAGCTGTATTTTCAATCCCATCTGTTTTAGATAAAAATATGGCCCCTGAAGGAAAACATGTTCTTCATGGATATACTCCCGCAAATGAACCTTGGGAAATTTGGGAAAACCTAAATCCAAAGGAATTAGAATATAGAAATTTGAAAGAAGAAAGATGTTCAATATTCCTTAATGCAGTGCGAAAATTCATCCCTGATATAGATGAAAGGATTGATTTAAAGATGCTAGGAACCCCAATCACTCATAAAAAATTCACAAATACCTATTGCGGTAGTTATGGCCCTGCATTATCTGCAGCAAAAGGTCTTTTCCCAGGCTGCAAAACTCCTGTGAAAAATTTATTTACTTGCGGTGCAAGTACATTTCCAGGTATTGGAATTCCTGCTGTTTCAGCAAGTGGCGCTTACGCAGCTGAAAAAATTATTGGTAAAAAAGAATTTAAAACTATTCTTAAGAAAATAAATTTATGA
- a CDS encoding Nif11-like leader peptide family natural product precursor yields MSFSEIRKFLIKMQSDEDLKKQVTSSSTADDVALIGQRLGYDFSGDDLLRFNGQKVDKVTVRKVDHPGEYH; encoded by the coding sequence ATGAGTTTTTCTGAAATAAGAAAATTTTTAATCAAGATGCAATCTGATGAAGACTTAAAAAAGCAGGTTACATCATCCTCTACAGCGGATGATGTAGCCCTAATTGGTCAACGCTTAGGTTATGACTTTTCAGGAGATGATCTTTTAAGATTTAATGGACAAAAAGTTGATAAAGTTACCGTAAGAAAGGTAGATCATCCAGGAGAATATCACTAA
- a CDS encoding TatA/E family twin arginine-targeting protein translocase, with amino-acid sequence MNIFGVGLPEVTVILILALLIFGPKKLPELGKQLGKTLKSLKKASNEFQNEIDQVINEEDKDESPKSIESNQTNEINQEKIDSENSKN; translated from the coding sequence ATGAATATTTTTGGTGTAGGTTTGCCTGAAGTTACTGTAATACTTATCTTAGCTCTTTTAATTTTTGGTCCCAAAAAGCTTCCAGAATTAGGAAAACAGCTTGGTAAAACTTTGAAAAGTCTTAAAAAAGCGTCGAATGAATTTCAAAATGAAATCGATCAAGTTATTAACGAAGAAGATAAAGATGAATCTCCTAAATCTATAGAAAGCAATCAAACCAATGAAATTAATCAAGAAAAAATAGATTCAGAAAACAGCAAAAATTAA
- a CDS encoding non-structural protein (NS2)-like protein — protein MKYLFVVFYLFFLINPAEAVTTKMFKVLDTCARYRLGEINANEAIEKLKLKLTNSSTSEPKDLVKKYCAVFTPNEKIEF, from the coding sequence ATGAAGTACTTATTTGTTGTTTTTTACCTTTTTTTTCTAATTAATCCAGCTGAAGCCGTTACTACAAAAATGTTTAAAGTATTGGATACTTGTGCAAGATATCGACTCGGTGAGATTAATGCTAATGAGGCTATAGAAAAACTAAAATTAAAATTAACAAATTCTTCCACTAGTGAGCCAAAGGACCTAGTAAAAAAATATTGCGCAGTATTTACTCCAAATGAAAAAATTGAATTTTAA
- a CDS encoding peroxiredoxin, translated as MKIGDKIPEFSLLDQNGVKRSNKGLKNPLVLFFYPKDDTPGCTIEVCGFRDKYDLFKVLGAQVWGVSNGSTSSHLAFANKNKLQYPLLCDTNDSLRKAFKVPKVLGFMDGRVTYVIDRKGTVRHIFRDLLNGPEHIKEAIRVLKEIQNQ; from the coding sequence GTGAAGATTGGAGATAAAATTCCCGAATTTTCTTTACTGGATCAAAATGGAGTTAAAAGATCAAATAAGGGACTAAAAAATCCCCTTGTTTTGTTCTTTTATCCAAAAGATGATACTCCGGGTTGCACTATAGAAGTTTGCGGATTTAGAGATAAGTATGACTTATTTAAAGTATTAGGTGCACAAGTTTGGGGAGTAAGTAATGGAAGTACATCAAGTCATTTAGCATTTGCCAATAAAAATAAATTACAATATCCATTACTTTGTGATACGAATGACTCTCTTAGGAAAGCTTTTAAAGTTCCTAAAGTATTAGGTTTTATGGATGGTAGGGTAACTTACGTTATCGATCGCAAAGGGACAGTTAGGCATATTTTTAGAGATTTATTGAATGGTCCTGAACACATTAAAGAGGCAATTAGAGTACTTAAGGAAATTCAAAATCAATAA
- a CDS encoding small RNA NsiR4-regulated ssr1528 family protein — MKKMGMQAVDLAIENGVDLDGTPIPQKMLDLYNRIMDEENKRQRSGVKKSMRNRCVKTGSKHFDKETLNQLLIDSGWEGLKEKEILFFYN; from the coding sequence ATGAAGAAAATGGGAATGCAGGCTGTTGATCTTGCTATTGAAAATGGAGTGGATCTTGACGGTACTCCAATCCCTCAAAAAATGCTAGATCTATACAATAGAATTATGGATGAGGAGAATAAAAGACAAAGGAGTGGTGTTAAAAAATCAATGAGAAATAGATGCGTCAAAACGGGTTCTAAGCATTTTGATAAAGAAACATTGAATCAATTATTAATAGACTCTGGATGGGAAGGTCTTAAAGAAAAGGAAATTTTATTTTTTTATAACTAA
- the arfB gene encoding alternative ribosome rescue aminoacyl-tRNA hydrolase ArfB, translating into MDLKITKTLVIPSNEIKWRFSRSSGPGGQNVNKIESRVEIIFNLEDSKVLNDYQKEILKRNLKTKLVNNSLRLAVQEHRNQLLNRQLALMKFSSILKNALNKPFKLRKSTQPTKASQKKRVEVKKKRGELKKSRQKEKMYQI; encoded by the coding sequence ATGGATTTAAAAATTACTAAAACATTAGTAATACCATCCAACGAAATTAAGTGGCGATTTTCCAGATCCTCCGGTCCTGGAGGACAAAATGTAAATAAAATTGAAAGTAGAGTAGAGATTATTTTTAATTTAGAAGATTCCAAAGTATTAAATGATTATCAGAAAGAAATTCTTAAGAGAAACTTGAAAACCAAATTAGTGAATAATAGCTTACGTTTAGCGGTTCAAGAACACAGAAATCAATTATTAAATAGGCAGCTAGCTTTAATGAAATTTAGTTCAATCCTAAAAAATGCTTTAAATAAACCATTTAAATTAAGAAAATCTACACAACCCACTAAAGCATCACAAAAGAAAAGAGTTGAGGTTAAGAAAAAACGTGGCGAATTGAAAAAAAGTAGACAAAAAGAAAAAATGTATCAAATATGA
- a CDS encoding DUF1651 domain-containing protein, with protein MNSTNDFWLIDSNFVGVMRFYKDKDHSDKSIDYMFIEEGIIMGIHGENPPLMKTRKKILIEEARLLWQKLLNEGWQKTNKKW; from the coding sequence TTGAATTCAACTAATGATTTCTGGTTAATAGACTCCAATTTTGTAGGGGTGATGCGTTTCTACAAAGATAAAGATCATTCTGATAAATCTATTGATTATATGTTTATTGAAGAAGGAATTATTATGGGAATACATGGAGAAAATCCTCCATTGATGAAAACTAGAAAAAAAATTTTAATAGAAGAAGCAAGATTATTGTGGCAAAAATTGTTAAATGAAGGTTGGCAAAAAACTAATAAAAAATGGTGA
- a CDS encoding CPBP family intramembrane glutamic endopeptidase — protein MILIKSFFLLRPRFLSTIFFIPILYGIGWALSQPLLLFNVEEQNLSLIGTIITFFLFIFLLPYWFYIKRNKSSAWVLLGITKENFLKNFVNFSKGILFSLVLIILILVPLLQKNYISWIGEFSPIMLLNSIVLGLGVGFAEEIIFRGWLLEELKFEYGTKISIALQAIVFSFVHNLSNDIFWNIIGLRIGFILLGIFLSLVKIRDKGSLWNCVGLHGGLVGIWFFINNGLIEFKENTPSFLAGPFTQNIPNPIGSFSAILILLLLCIFYAVKSKKNFRRRSN, from the coding sequence ATGATATTAATTAAAAGTTTTTTTCTTTTAAGACCAAGATTTTTATCCACAATATTTTTTATTCCAATTCTTTATGGCATTGGCTGGGCTTTATCTCAGCCACTTTTATTGTTTAATGTTGAAGAACAAAATTTATCCTTAATTGGAACTATTATTACTTTCTTTCTTTTTATCTTTTTACTCCCATATTGGTTTTACATCAAACGAAACAAATCAAGTGCTTGGGTACTTCTTGGGATAACTAAAGAAAATTTTTTAAAAAACTTTGTCAATTTTTCTAAAGGTATCTTATTTTCCTTAGTTTTAATAATTCTAATTCTGGTACCACTATTGCAAAAAAATTATATTTCTTGGATAGGTGAATTCTCTCCAATAATGTTATTAAATTCTATTGTACTGGGATTAGGTGTTGGATTCGCAGAGGAAATAATTTTTAGAGGATGGTTACTAGAAGAACTAAAATTTGAATATGGTACAAAAATATCAATAGCTTTACAAGCTATAGTTTTTAGCTTTGTCCATAATTTATCAAATGACATATTTTGGAACATAATAGGATTACGTATAGGATTTATTTTACTTGGGATATTTCTATCATTAGTCAAAATTAGAGATAAAGGTTCTCTATGGAATTGCGTAGGACTTCATGGGGGACTTGTGGGTATTTGGTTTTTTATAAATAACGGATTAATAGAATTCAAAGAAAATACACCTTCTTTTTTAGCAGGTCCTTTTACACAAAATATTCCAAACCCAATCGGAAGCTTTAGTGCAATTTTAATATTACTTTTGTTATGTATTTTTTATGCAGTAAAATCAAAAAAAAATTTCCGTAGACGTTCTAATTAG
- the pip gene encoding prolyl aminopeptidase, with translation MKDQVLFPKIEVREKGFLQVSDIHKIYWERSGNPNGKKILVIHGGPGGGSQPRYRRYFDPDKFDIIQFDQRGCGSSTPFSELKENTTNHLVDDIEKLRILLKIDSWHLFGGSWGSTLSLIYAIKNPSRVTSLTLRGIFLCRKFELLWFYQYGASEIFPDEFEKYISVIPKEERNDLISSFYKYLTSSDANLRSKAAAAWTKWELSTSHLINKKFDFDKSQVNSFSDAFARIECHYFINNIFLEDDFILKNIRAIESIPTKIIQGRYDVVCPVRSAWDLNKKLKNSELIIVNDAGHSMSEKGITIELIKAVKGIQNL, from the coding sequence ATGAAAGATCAAGTCTTGTTTCCTAAAATTGAAGTTCGTGAAAAGGGTTTTTTACAAGTAAGTGATATTCATAAGATTTATTGGGAAAGATCTGGCAATCCAAATGGTAAAAAAATACTAGTTATTCATGGAGGCCCAGGAGGAGGCAGTCAACCAAGATATAGAAGATACTTTGATCCAGATAAATTTGATATTATACAGTTTGATCAAAGGGGTTGCGGTTCTTCAACTCCTTTCTCCGAATTAAAAGAAAATACGACTAATCATTTAGTTGATGATATTGAGAAATTAAGGATTCTATTAAAAATAGATAGTTGGCATTTGTTTGGTGGATCTTGGGGCTCAACACTTTCACTTATATATGCAATTAAAAATCCCTCAAGAGTTACGAGCTTAACTTTGAGAGGAATATTTTTATGTAGAAAGTTTGAATTATTGTGGTTCTATCAATATGGTGCAAGTGAGATATTCCCTGATGAATTTGAAAAATATATTTCTGTAATACCAAAAGAAGAAAGAAATGATTTAATAAGTTCTTTTTATAAATATCTAACATCTTCAGATGCAAATCTTAGATCAAAAGCAGCAGCAGCTTGGACAAAATGGGAACTCTCAACTAGTCATTTAATAAATAAAAAATTTGATTTTGATAAGTCTCAAGTTAATTCTTTTTCAGATGCCTTTGCAAGGATCGAATGTCATTATTTTATTAATAATATTTTCTTAGAAGATGATTTTATTTTGAAAAATATAAGAGCAATAGAATCGATTCCAACAAAAATAATTCAAGGGAGGTATGACGTTGTATGTCCTGTTAGGAGTGCTTGGGATCTAAATAAGAAATTAAAGAATTCTGAATTAATTATTGTTAATGATGCTGGTCATTCAATGAGTGAAAAAGGTATTACTATCGAATTAATAAAAGCTGTAAAAGGAATTCAAAATCTCTAA